The uncultured Mailhella sp. genome segment ATTCGCTGGATTTCGGCCATGGTGGGCTGGATCATCCTCATTGTGGAAGCCCTGGTCGCGGCCCCGCTCTGGCTGTGCGCCCATGCGCTGCCCGACGGAGACGGCGCTGCCGGTCAGCACGGCAAAAGAGGCTATTTTCTTCTCCTTGCCATCATCATCCGTCCTCCTCTGATGGTGGCGGGATTCTTTGCCGCCGTCATTCTCATGAATGTCCTCGGCAGACTTCTCGGAGCCAGCTTTGAGATGTTCGTCGCCGGAACCGCACAAACCAAAATTCTCGGCATTACCGGCACGTTCTCCATGCTGGTCATCCTCGGCATCGTCGTCATCATGGCGGCCAACAAGTTCTTCTCCCTCATCCATTACCTGCCGGAGCATGTGACCAGCTGGATAGGTCAGCAAATCCACGGGCTGGGAGAAAAGGAAGACCAGGCCGGAGTCAAGAGCATCTTTATCGCCTCCACCAATACCGTCAGCTCCGGGGCGCAGGGTGCAAGGGAACTTCGCGGCGACATTTCGAGGCAATGGAACAGCCCCGGCTCCGGGCACGCGATGCCGACGCAATCGCCGTCAGGAGTTTCCCAGACTTCACGAGTATCACAGGATAACTTCAGAAGCTGACGCCTATGAAAAAGTATCTCTCGACCACGGCTCTTGTTACCGCTCTTTGCGAGTCCAGGCGGCAATGTTCCCTTCTTCGGAACAGACTTTGTGCCCGTGTCGCTTTTTTCCGCAGTCATCGCTCTTCCCAGGAACAACACGCGGTTGCTCAGGACTTTTCTCTGCTGCTTGCCGCCTGGGGTATTGCCGACGACGCGGATATTCCCGGCGTCATCAGGGTGCTGCGTCTGCGCGTTCCGCTTTTTATCGCTCCCGTCGTTCTCTGCGCTCTGGCGGCTATATGGCAGCGAACCATGCTGTCCGTCATCGCCCTCTGTCTCATCTCTCTGCCATGTCTTCTTGGAATCCTCACGACGCTCTGGCGCATTTCCCTTTTGCGTAACCGCCGTTTCCTGCCGTTCGGTCGCTGGCTGCTGCAAGGAGTCGGCGTCGTTTCTCCTCGCTCGTAAGGCGGGCGGGGTGTGTCTTTTCATCCATAAAGGAGGTCCATCATGTTCCGCAACCTTATGCTGTGCTTATGCTGTCTTTTTCTTGCCGCCTGCGCGGGAAGGGAGCAGTCTTCCGCTCCTCCGCCCGCCGATTTCGTATCAACCACCCTGGGACACGCGGCAGAACAGGCTCATGGGGAACTCGCCATGATCGCCAGACTGCGCGGACAGGGCTTGCAGCCCCTGCTGCTGCCTTCCGACCCTTCGCTGAATCTGCCTATCTCCATTACCTGGACGGGACCCGTGGAAGGAGCGCTCAAGGAAATCTGCCTGCAACTCGGCTTTCGCTACAGGGAAGCGGGACCCCCCTCCGCACAGGTCATGACCGTGGTGGTGCATGGGCTGAACCGTCCCGCGCATGAACTTCTGGAAGACATCGCATGGCAGATACAGCCTCAGGCCGCCGTGCGCTTCGACCCCATCAACCGCGTTCTCACGCTGGCAAGAACCACCGGTAAGGAGCTTCATTCATGACGATGTTCGCCCGTCTCATCCCTGCGCTTCGGCTCCGTCTTTTCGGTTCCCGGAAGGCGACTTCTCTTCTGCTGGCCTTCATCGCAGCCGTCTCTCTGACCGGGTGCGCGGGAATGCGCCCGCAGAATGCCCCCACGACTCCCGTGCCCGTTCCCCCCGGCACGGTCAATGCGCCGAAAGCGGCGGACAAAACAAACGACGACCATGCCTTCACCCCCTACGACGCCTCCTATGCTGAAGACGGCAACGGGCAATACCTGGCCGTGCATGTTCCCGCCGACCCCGCTTCGGGACCGCGCAAAGGCGATCCCGACGAGCTGGCGGAACTTCTGGAAATGAAAGGCGGCAGTGAAAAAGAGCATACCGCCGTCAAGCTCATGCGCCCCAGAGCCATCAAGGAGGCGGCCCGGCTTGTTACGTTTCAGACGGCCATAGCCTGGCGCTACCGACAGCTTGCCGCCAGAACCGAAGAATTCAGTACCATCATGGATGCCGCCTTCAACTTCACGCCGCTTGTTCTGACGCAGGGGGAAGCCCTCATCATGCCGCCGATTCTGGCACGGGCCGGAGCCTCCATGCGGATTGAAGAGCCGGGAACCGCGACAGCAGCAAAAGCGACTTATGAAATGCTTGAACCGGCACAGTACATCGCGGTTGTTCCTCACTGGCGAACCTTTCTGATGATGGACGATTTCCCCGAACCGGAAAAGCCTAACCCCGCCGTTCTGCCCCAAAGCAGCGAAGAGCGGGCCATCTGGCGACGCGCCGTGCGCGATGCCTGGACGCAGGGGCTGAAAGAGGCGGATCAGCTTTACGCGGACAACGTGGCGCGGATGGTGCGGAGCTATCGCGGAGCCATGCTGTATCATCTGCTCACGGCCCAGCACCTTCTGAGCCGCATCAGAACCGCCTCTTCCGACCTGGGAATGCACACCACGGACAACGGAAACAAGCTGA includes the following:
- a CDS encoding type IV secretory system conjugative DNA transfer family protein, giving the protein MTMFARLIPALRLRLFGSRKATSLLLAFIAAVSLTGCAGMRPQNAPTTPVPVPPGTVNAPKAADKTNDDHAFTPYDASYAEDGNGQYLAVHVPADPASGPRKGDPDELAELLEMKGGSEKEHTAVKLMRPRAIKEAARLVTFQTAIAWRYRQLAARTEEFSTIMDAAFNFTPLVLTQGEALIMPPILARAGASMRIEEPGTATAAKATYEMLEPAQYIAVVPHWRTFLMMDDFPEPEKPNPAVLPQSSEERAIWRRAVRDAWTQGLKEADQLYADNVARMVRSYRGAMLYHLLTAQHLLSRIRTASSDLGMHTTDNGNKLNIGQRVYRITAPSAFTVAPSPSVKKGRK
- a CDS encoding DotD/TraH family lipoprotein (Members of this family include DotD of type IVB secretion systems and TraH of plasmid conjugative plasmid systems, both lipoproteins.): MFRNLMLCLCCLFLAACAGREQSSAPPPADFVSTTLGHAAEQAHGELAMIARLRGQGLQPLLLPSDPSLNLPISITWTGPVEGALKEICLQLGFRYREAGPPSAQVMTVVVHGLNRPAHELLEDIAWQIQPQAAVRFDPINRVLTLARTTGKELHS